In the Vogesella sp. XCS3 genome, CGCGGAAGTCCGGCACCAGTACTTCGATCTGGGTGTCGGGCGACAGTTTGCGGATTTCGCTGATGCAGTCGGCAAAGTGCTGGGCACCGCCGTCGCGCAGGTCGTCGCGGTCTACCGAGGTAATCACCACATAGCGCAGCTTGAGCGCGGCCACGGTTTCGGCCAGGTGGCGCGGCTCGTTTACGTCCAGCGGGTTCGGGCGGCCGTGGCCTACGTCGCAGAACGGGCAGCGGCGGGTGCAGATGTCACCCATGATCATGAAGGTGGCCGTGCCTTTGCTGAAGCATTCGCCGATATTCGGGCAGGTAGCCTCTTCACAGACGGTGTGCAGCTTCTGGTCGCGCAGGATCTGCTTGATCTCGTTGAAGCGCTGGCCATTGGGCAGCTTGGCGCGAATCCACTCCGGCTTTTTGAGCTTTTCGTCCAGTGGCACGATCTTGATAGGGATACGTGCGGTCTTGTCGGCGCCTTTGTGTTTTACGCCTGCCTGGTTGTCCAGTTTCATGCTGTCTCCTTCGTCACCGCTAGGTTGCGCTCCAGGTGGGGCAGCAGTTGCGCGGCGGTTTCTGCCACGGTAAGGGTGGCTCCGTGGTTTTTGAGTTGCGTCACCTTGAGGCCGGCATAGCCGCAAGGGTTAATCCAGCTGAACGGTGTCAGGTCCATGTCCACGTTCAGGCTCAGGCCGTGGTACACCGCACCGTTTTTGATTCTTAGCCCCAGCGAAGCGATTTTTTCGCCCGCTACATACACCCCCGGCGCGTTCACGTCGCCGTAGGCGGTAATGCCCAGTTCGGCCAGCAGGTCGATTACCGATTGCTCGATACGACGCACCAGCTCGCGCACGCCTATGCCCATGCGCTTGAAGTCGATCATCAGATACACCACCAGCTGGCCGGGGCCGTGGTAGGTCACCTGGCCGCCACGGTCACACTTCACCACCTCGATGCTGCTGGGCATGATCAGGTGCTCGGGCTTGCCGGCCAGGCCCAGGGTATACACCGGCGGGTGCTCCAGGCACCACAGCTCGTCTGGCGTGGCGTCGGTGCGGGCTTCGGTAAACGCCTGCATGGCGTGCCAGGTGGGCGTGTAGTCAACCTGCCCCAAGTGTTTGACGATGCGGCTCATGTTTTACAGGGCCCACTTCACCAGCGGGTGGCCGGACA is a window encoding:
- the lipA gene encoding lipoyl synthase, which produces MKLDNQAGVKHKGADKTARIPIKIVPLDEKLKKPEWIRAKLPNGQRFNEIKQILRDQKLHTVCEEATCPNIGECFSKGTATFMIMGDICTRRCPFCDVGHGRPNPLDVNEPRHLAETVAALKLRYVVITSVDRDDLRDGGAQHFADCISEIRKLSPDTQIEVLVPDFRGRLDVALDILSKNPPDVMNHNLETAPRLYKQARPGADYIHSLELLKQFKALCPDVPTKSGIMVGLGETDEEVYEVMADMRRYNIDMITIGQYLQPTDGHLPVLRYVHPDLFKAFENKAYEIGFKHAAVGAMVRSSYHADVQAHEAGVVDASAIVG
- the lipB gene encoding lipoyl(octanoyl) transferase LipB, which gives rise to MSRIVKHLGQVDYTPTWHAMQAFTEARTDATPDELWCLEHPPVYTLGLAGKPEHLIMPSSIEVVKCDRGGQVTYHGPGQLVVYLMIDFKRMGIGVRELVRRIEQSVIDLLAELGITAYGDVNAPGVYVAGEKIASLGLRIKNGAVYHGLSLNVDMDLTPFSWINPCGYAGLKVTQLKNHGATLTVAETAAQLLPHLERNLAVTKETA